Proteins encoded within one genomic window of Formosa agariphila KMM 3901:
- a CDS encoding DMT family transporter: MNKRTLALILLFLVQVFYGLNYGFANDVIDGGHIKPAGFILLRLLGATTLFWIISLFIPKEKIDKKDYLTFVAAAFFGMFLNMLSFFKGLEFTTPIHASVISTITPIVVLVLSSIYLKEKITSLKILGIILGFTGAIILSIYGKAIHSGDNILLGNSLIILNAISFSIYLIIAKKLTAKYHPLTIIKWLFLLGLIMTTPFGIQEFREVQWHTFSSYNIFAAFFVVVFATFGTYLLNVIALKHVKASTASIFVYLQPIVAAIFALIIGSDIINSVKIIAAILIFIGVYLVTKPSK, encoded by the coding sequence ATGAATAAACGCACACTTGCTTTAATTTTACTTTTTCTAGTTCAGGTCTTTTACGGATTAAATTATGGTTTTGCCAACGATGTTATAGATGGCGGCCACATTAAACCTGCAGGGTTTATTTTATTACGATTATTAGGAGCAACAACCCTATTCTGGATTATAAGCCTATTTATTCCTAAAGAAAAGATTGACAAAAAAGACTACTTAACGTTTGTGGCCGCTGCATTTTTCGGAATGTTTCTAAACATGCTTTCTTTTTTTAAAGGCTTAGAATTTACAACGCCCATCCACGCTTCTGTAATTTCTACTATTACTCCAATTGTTGTACTTGTTTTGTCTTCTATTTACTTAAAAGAGAAAATCACTAGCCTTAAAATATTAGGTATAATTTTAGGCTTTACGGGTGCTATTATATTAAGTATTTATGGAAAAGCCATACATTCTGGCGATAATATCTTACTAGGGAATTCATTAATAATTCTTAATGCTATCTCTTTTAGTATTTACCTTATCATTGCAAAAAAACTTACGGCTAAATACCATCCGTTAACTATTATAAAATGGTTATTCCTCTTAGGTTTAATCATGACCACACCTTTTGGTATTCAAGAATTTCGTGAGGTGCAGTGGCATACATTTTCGTCCTACAATATATTTGCAGCATTTTTTGTTGTTGTTTTTGCAACGTTTGGAACCTACTTGTTAAATGTAATTGCTTTAAAACACGTAAAAGCATCTACAGCTAGTATTTTTGTGTATTTGCAACCCATAGTTGCAGCAATTTTCGCTTTAATTATTGGTAGTGATATTATAAATAGCGTCAAAATTATAGCTGCTATTTTAATTTTTATCGGTGTCTATTTAGTGACTAAACCTTCTAAATAA
- the gdhA gene encoding NADP-specific glutamate dehydrogenase → MKNQINTFLELVKQKDGHEPEFLQAVHEVAETVIPFIENNPKYKGKMLLERMVEPERTLIFRVPWIDDEGKTQVNRGFRVEFNSAIGPYKGGLRFHPTVNLSILKFLGFEQTFKNSLTTLPMGGGKGGSDFNPKGKSDNEVMRFCQSFMTELSRHIGPNTDIPAGDIGVGGREIGYLFGQYKRLRNEFTGVLTGKGMEYGGSLIRPEATGYGTVYFAKNMLDTCGESFTGKTVVISGSGNVAQYACQKATEFGAKVVTLSDSSGYIYDAEGINDEKLAFVMELKNVKRGRINEYVNQYPSAKFIAGERPWSVKCDLAMPCATQNELDANDAKQLIANNVIAIAEGANMPTTPEAIEIIQDAKVLFSPGKASNAGGVATSGLEMSQNSLRLNWTREEVDEKLHQIMNDIHASCVAYGTQEDGYIDYVKGANIAGFVKVADAMLAQGVV, encoded by the coding sequence ATGAAAAATCAAATAAATACTTTTTTAGAGCTTGTAAAACAAAAAGATGGCCATGAGCCAGAGTTTTTACAAGCAGTACATGAGGTTGCAGAAACTGTAATTCCATTTATTGAAAATAACCCAAAATATAAAGGAAAAATGTTGTTAGAGCGTATGGTTGAACCAGAACGTACTTTAATTTTCAGGGTGCCTTGGATTGATGATGAGGGTAAAACTCAAGTGAATAGAGGGTTTAGGGTTGAATTTAACTCGGCTATAGGGCCATACAAAGGTGGATTACGTTTTCATCCTACTGTAAATTTAAGTATTTTAAAATTTTTAGGATTCGAACAAACTTTTAAAAACTCTTTAACAACTTTACCAATGGGAGGAGGAAAAGGAGGAAGCGATTTTAATCCAAAAGGAAAAAGTGATAACGAGGTAATGCGTTTTTGTCAATCGTTTATGACGGAATTAAGCAGACATATAGGTCCTAATACAGATATTCCAGCGGGAGATATTGGTGTTGGAGGTCGTGAAATAGGTTATTTATTCGGACAGTATAAAAGGTTGCGTAACGAATTTACTGGAGTCTTAACTGGTAAAGGAATGGAGTACGGAGGGTCATTAATTCGTCCTGAAGCAACGGGTTATGGTACTGTTTATTTTGCAAAAAATATGTTAGATACTTGTGGCGAGTCGTTTACAGGTAAAACAGTTGTAATTTCGGGTTCTGGGAATGTGGCGCAATATGCTTGCCAGAAGGCTACAGAATTTGGAGCAAAAGTGGTAACACTTTCAGATTCTTCAGGATATATTTATGATGCTGAAGGAATAAACGATGAGAAATTGGCTTTTGTTATGGAGCTAAAGAATGTAAAACGTGGGCGTATAAACGAATATGTAAATCAATACCCGAGTGCTAAATTTATTGCAGGAGAAAGACCATGGTCTGTAAAATGCGATTTAGCAATGCCTTGCGCAACGCAAAATGAATTAGATGCTAACGATGCGAAACAGTTGATAGCTAATAATGTTATCGCTATCGCCGAAGGTGCTAATATGCCTACAACACCAGAAGCAATTGAGATTATTCAAGATGCTAAAGTTTTATTTTCTCCAGGGAAAGCCTCTAATGCAGGTGGTGTGGCAACTTCAGGTTTAGAAATGAGCCAAAACTCATTGCGTTTAAATTGGACAAGAGAAGAGGTTGATGAAAAATTACATCAGATTATGAATGATATTCATGCATCTTGTGTTGCCTATGGAACGCAAGAAGATGGTTATATAGATTACGTTAAAGGAGCAAATATTGCTGGTTTTGTTAAAGTTGCAGATGCTATGTTAGCTCAAGGTGTGGTTTAA
- a CDS encoding alpha-E domain-containing protein, with the protein MLARIANNLFWMGRYMERAEHTARFTNVNYFSSLDAPNKLSRDRQFVLRSMYEMVGEEEENDEVLKEEDVLYNTALNPEKYYSILQCITFARENANSSRDLISSDFYEAINIFYHSLVGYSKEHFVTRGLHDFTSHVMHQSTILKGKMRATMLHDEVYALIKLGMNIERATQVSRILQIKFDDAVQANIKKPKSLKRSFEWTTLLKCLNVLDVNRRVYKKAPTQTTVLEFLILNPTSPRTVLKCLNEIQTYITMLDPLKAHEKNTASFLIGKMRCEYNYKTVEDIQEDVKGFISDTFESLIEISEKIEEEYFYQEKI; encoded by the coding sequence ATGTTAGCAAGAATAGCCAATAACTTATTTTGGATGGGGCGTTATATGGAGCGTGCAGAACACACCGCACGTTTTACAAATGTAAATTACTTTTCGTCTTTAGACGCGCCTAATAAATTATCTAGAGACCGTCAATTTGTATTGCGTTCCATGTATGAAATGGTTGGGGAGGAAGAAGAAAACGATGAGGTGTTAAAAGAAGAAGACGTACTTTATAATACAGCATTAAACCCAGAAAAATATTATTCCATATTACAATGTATAACCTTTGCCAGAGAAAATGCAAACAGTTCTAGAGATTTAATTTCTAGCGATTTTTACGAGGCCATAAATATATTTTATCACTCTTTGGTAGGATATTCTAAAGAGCATTTTGTAACTAGAGGTCTGCATGATTTTACAAGTCATGTTATGCATCAATCTACAATTTTAAAAGGGAAAATGCGTGCAACCATGTTACACGACGAAGTATATGCCCTTATTAAATTGGGTATGAATATTGAAAGAGCAACACAAGTTTCTCGAATTCTACAGATTAAGTTCGACGATGCAGTACAAGCAAATATTAAGAAGCCTAAATCTTTAAAAAGAAGTTTTGAATGGACTACACTTTTAAAGTGTTTAAATGTGTTAGATGTTAATCGAAGAGTGTATAAAAAGGCTCCGACACAAACCACTGTTCTCGAATTTTTAATTCTTAATCCAACTTCTCCAAGAACAGTTTTAAAGTGTTTAAACGAAATACAGACGTATATCACGATGTTGGATCCATTAAAAGCTCACGAAAAAAATACAGCATCATTTTTAATTGGGAAAATGCGATGTGAGTATAATTATAAAACGGTTGAAGATATTCAAGAAGATGTTAAAGGATTTATTTCCGATACATTTGAAAGCTTAATTGAAATAAGTGAAAAAATAGAAGAAGAATATTTTTATCAAGAAAAAATATAA
- a CDS encoding DUF3298 and DUF4163 domain-containing protein yields the protein MASCSEEKTITFSEESITTPENTIVDINIPQAVGDNEVALQINTILKQHVSASLQFNQEDQRINAIEDQINSFNTEYTNFKNQFPESAQEWEAQIDGEVMYETPELISISLTSYTNTGGAHGILVITFLNFNGQTGELIETNKLFDDQDEFYEFAKPYFNEEISNKKDLVVDSESFVLPQNIGYSADGLILLYNTYEIAPYAAGITEFIIPFNDANSYLKFDGF from the coding sequence TTGGCTTCATGTAGTGAAGAAAAAACAATTACCTTTTCAGAAGAATCTATAACGACGCCTGAAAACACTATAGTAGACATTAATATTCCTCAAGCTGTTGGGGATAACGAAGTCGCACTTCAAATTAACACCATTTTAAAGCAACATGTTAGCGCTTCGCTTCAATTTAACCAGGAGGACCAACGTATAAATGCTATTGAAGATCAAATAAATAGTTTCAATACTGAATACACTAATTTTAAGAATCAATTTCCAGAAAGCGCACAAGAATGGGAAGCTCAAATAGATGGTGAAGTTATGTATGAGACCCCAGAACTCATTAGTATTTCTTTAACGAGCTATACGAATACTGGAGGCGCTCACGGCATATTAGTTATTACCTTTTTAAATTTTAATGGGCAGACAGGAGAACTTATAGAAACAAATAAATTATTTGATGACCAAGACGAATTCTACGAATTCGCAAAGCCCTACTTTAACGAAGAAATTTCTAACAAAAAAGACTTAGTTGTAGATTCTGAAAGTTTTGTACTACCTCAAAACATAGGATACAGTGCAGACGGATTAATATTATTATATAATACCTACGAAATCGCGCCCTATGCAGCAGGAATTACAGAATTTATCATTCCATTTAACGATGCGAATTCTTATTTAAAGTTTGACGGATTTTAA
- a CDS encoding threonine aldolase family protein, with amino-acid sequence MNIDLRSDTVTKPTPGMLNAMMSAKVGDDVYQEDETINLLEARIAKMFGKSHAMFFPSGTMANQTAIKIHTNPGDQVICDKYAHIYNYEGGGASFNSGVSCKLIDGYRGMFTAKDVIEAINPPEFYHSPLSKLVEIENTTNKGGGACWDLNELEKIKQVCNTNNLGFHLDGARLWNALVAKNETPQQYGAIFDTISVCLSKGLGCPIGSVLTGDEKFMTHALRIRKMLGGGMRQGGFLAAAGLYALDHNIDRLKDDHTKAKELSLILQSLHIVKHVEPTETNIVIFELAKDVNSEDFILKLKANNITISDMGQGKLRLVTHIDYTDNMHSKTLETLKQLQF; translated from the coding sequence ATGAACATTGATTTAAGAAGCGACACGGTAACCAAACCAACACCCGGAATGTTAAACGCTATGATGTCTGCTAAAGTTGGAGACGATGTATATCAGGAAGATGAAACCATAAACCTACTAGAAGCACGCATTGCCAAGATGTTTGGAAAGTCGCACGCCATGTTTTTTCCTAGCGGAACAATGGCCAACCAAACGGCCATTAAAATACATACTAATCCTGGCGACCAAGTTATTTGTGACAAATATGCACACATATATAATTATGAAGGTGGCGGTGCCTCTTTTAATAGTGGTGTATCTTGTAAATTAATTGATGGTTACCGTGGCATGTTTACAGCAAAAGATGTCATTGAAGCTATAAATCCGCCAGAATTTTACCACAGTCCATTATCTAAATTGGTTGAAATTGAAAACACAACTAATAAAGGAGGAGGTGCTTGCTGGGATTTAAATGAACTTGAAAAAATTAAACAGGTTTGTAACACAAACAACTTAGGCTTTCATTTAGATGGTGCACGACTTTGGAATGCTTTAGTTGCTAAAAACGAAACACCACAACAATACGGTGCTATTTTCGACACCATCTCTGTATGCTTAAGCAAAGGACTTGGTTGCCCAATTGGTTCTGTTTTAACTGGCGATGAAAAATTTATGACTCATGCTTTACGCATCCGAAAAATGTTGGGAGGAGGCATGAGACAGGGCGGGTTTTTAGCTGCCGCAGGGCTTTATGCATTAGACCATAATATTGACCGTTTAAAAGACGACCATACTAAAGCAAAAGAATTAAGTTTGATATTACAATCTTTACATATTGTAAAACACGTAGAACCGACCGAAACTAACATTGTGATTTTTGAATTGGCTAAAGATGTAAATAGCGAAGACTTCATCTTAAAACTTAAAGCCAATAACATTACAATTAGCGATATGGGCCAAGGTAAACTAAGATTAGTTACACATATTGACTACACAGACAACATGCACTCTAAAACTTTAGAGACTTTAAAGCAATTACAATTTTAA
- a CDS encoding YicC/YloC family endoribonuclease, whose translation MIYSMTGYGKSVIQLPTKKISIEIKSLNSKNLDLNTRMPSFYREKELNLRKLIADKLERGKIDFSIFVEITGEETSTQINKPVVKEYLKQLKDIVDGDTTELLKMAVRFPDALSTEREDIDENEWKTILNEIHAALNHITEYRLDEGRVLEADFKNRIATIESLLEEVIAIDPERIEAVRERLRKGVEDLKEKVDENRFEQELVYYIEKYDITEEKVRLKNHLEYFMSSLNSKDSNGKKLGFIGQELGREINTIGSKSNYAPMQKLVVQMKDELEKIKEQLLNVL comes from the coding sequence ATGATATATTCAATGACAGGTTATGGTAAATCTGTAATACAATTACCAACCAAAAAAATTTCTATAGAAATAAAATCTCTTAACAGCAAAAACCTAGATTTGAATACGCGAATGCCTTCTTTTTACAGAGAGAAGGAGCTTAACTTACGTAAACTTATTGCAGATAAGCTTGAACGCGGAAAGATTGATTTTTCAATTTTTGTTGAAATTACTGGAGAAGAAACTTCTACCCAAATTAATAAGCCTGTTGTAAAAGAGTATTTAAAGCAATTGAAAGATATTGTTGATGGAGACACAACCGAGTTATTAAAAATGGCTGTACGTTTTCCAGATGCACTAAGTACCGAGCGCGAAGACATAGACGAAAATGAATGGAAAACCATTTTAAATGAAATTCATGCTGCTTTAAATCACATTACCGAATATCGTTTAGATGAAGGTAGAGTTTTAGAAGCCGATTTTAAAAATAGAATCGCTACCATAGAATCGTTATTAGAAGAGGTAATCGCTATAGATCCAGAGCGTATCGAGGCTGTTAGAGAACGCTTACGTAAAGGTGTAGAAGATTTAAAAGAGAAAGTAGACGAGAACCGATTCGAACAAGAATTGGTATATTATATTGAGAAATACGATATTACTGAAGAAAAAGTACGTTTAAAAAATCATTTAGAATATTTTATGTCTTCATTAAATTCTAAAGATTCTAACGGAAAAAAACTAGGATTTATCGGTCAAGAATTGGGTCGTGAAATTAACACGATTGGTTCTAAAAGTAATTATGCACCTATGCAAAAATTAGTCGTGCAAATGAAAGACGAATTAGAAAAAATTAAAGAACAACTTTTAAACGTATTATAA
- a CDS encoding arsenate reductase family protein, with translation MNKIYYLKTCNTCMRIIKELDLPQDVIFQDIKETPITVKQLEELHNLSGSYEALFSKRAKLYKEMDLKNQALEETDYKNYILEHYTFLSRPVLIYNNQIFIGNSKKNVAAAKEAIHE, from the coding sequence ATGAATAAAATATACTACCTAAAAACGTGTAATACATGTATGCGTATTATTAAAGAATTAGACTTGCCTCAAGACGTGATATTTCAAGATATTAAGGAGACGCCTATTACCGTTAAGCAACTTGAAGAACTACATAATTTATCGGGTAGTTATGAAGCCCTTTTTAGTAAACGCGCCAAATTATACAAGGAAATGGATTTAAAAAACCAAGCGTTAGAAGAAACCGATTATAAAAACTACATCTTAGAACATTACACCTTTTTAAGTCGTCCGGTATTAATTTACAACAATCAGATTTTTATTGGAAATAGTAAAAAGAATGTTGCAGCGGCTAAAGAGGCAATACATGAATAA
- a CDS encoding acyl-CoA thioesterase, whose protein sequence is MYTKQFEIRWSDIDANRHLANSAYTNFMSHTRMAFLLESGFSAKDMAQHNIGPVVFYEHMYYFKEAFLGQPITVGLEVSGISEDGKFFRFEHNFYNQKGDNIAHCEMLGGWIDLEQRKLTGLPEQLMKLADAFPKTEDFKVLTKADTRAFNKVPKPLKG, encoded by the coding sequence ATGTATACTAAACAATTTGAAATACGATGGAGTGATATTGATGCTAATCGACACTTAGCAAACTCGGCTTACACTAATTTTATGAGCCACACGCGAATGGCTTTTTTATTAGAAAGCGGATTTTCTGCTAAAGATATGGCACAACATAATATTGGTCCAGTAGTGTTTTACGAGCATATGTATTATTTTAAGGAAGCTTTTTTAGGGCAGCCCATTACTGTAGGACTTGAAGTTTCGGGAATAAGCGAAGATGGGAAATTCTTTAGATTCGAGCATAATTTTTATAACCAAAAAGGCGACAATATAGCGCATTGCGAAATGTTAGGCGGTTGGATAGATTTAGAACAACGCAAATTAACAGGTCTTCCAGAACAGTTAATGAAACTTGCGGATGCGTTTCCAAAAACAGAAGATTTTAAGGTGCTGACAAAAGCAGATACGCGAGCCTTTAATAAAGTGCCAAAACCTTTAAAAGGATAA
- a CDS encoding DinB family protein, giving the protein MNFTFEVFEKTRGFFRIYLDQLSLDELNKIPPGYNNNIIWNIAHIIATEQVLIYKLSGVPMLVSDDFVNAYKKGSKPEVDVTQEDVNLIKELLTETAKQTKINYNNNAFVNFPEYTPETTGTTIHNIDEALTFVLFHDGLHLGIVMALLKSVKL; this is encoded by the coding sequence ATGAATTTTACTTTTGAAGTGTTTGAAAAAACTAGAGGATTTTTTAGAATATATTTAGACCAATTAAGTCTAGACGAATTAAATAAAATTCCACCAGGTTACAATAACAATATCATTTGGAATATCGCTCATATTATTGCTACCGAACAGGTCTTAATTTATAAATTATCTGGAGTACCTATGTTAGTGTCAGACGATTTTGTGAATGCTTATAAAAAAGGGTCTAAACCAGAAGTTGACGTTACTCAAGAAGATGTTAATCTTATCAAAGAATTATTAACAGAAACAGCTAAGCAAACTAAGATAAATTATAATAATAATGCCTTTGTTAACTTTCCGGAATATACACCAGAAACTACGGGAACAACAATACATAATATAGATGAAGCCTTAACGTTTGTCTTATTTCATGACGGCCTTCATTTAGGAATTGTCATGGCGTTATTAAAATCCGTCAAACTTTAA
- a CDS encoding circularly permuted type 2 ATP-grasp protein codes for MNPTNFKHLFSSYDSNENLFDEIFDKDKNVRDVYKKLFDLYNGYPIEEFINLNNKSKTNSFDQGITFQVYNDAKPQEKIFPFDLFPRIIDHDEWQTIEIGALQRCKALNAFIGDIYHDQKIIKAGIVPMELISSSANYLRQMGGLDPVGGIYNHISGTDLIKHSDGKYYVLEDNIRCPSGVSYVMYNRNALKRSLFGSFNHYNIEPVADYSENLLQIMESVKPNGVDTPTCVILTPGVFNSAYYEHSFLAKTSGIELVEGRDLVVEKDFVYMKTIYGLKKVDVIYRRIDDTYLDPLAFKEDSAIGVPGLFSAYKKGNVTLVNAPGTGVADDKAIYTYMPEIIKFYLGEEPILNNVHTYHCSRPKELKYVLENIHNLVVKPVDEAGGYGISIGNRLTKAEIEAVKKVILDNPRKYIAQPILSLSVHATYIDDCQSFEQRHIDLRTFTLLGQDKEFVLKGGLTRVALKKGNLIVNSSQGGGSKDTWVLKK; via the coding sequence ATGAACCCAACTAATTTTAAGCATCTTTTTTCTTCTTACGATAGTAATGAAAATTTATTTGATGAAATTTTCGATAAAGACAAAAATGTTCGAGACGTCTACAAGAAATTATTCGATTTATATAACGGATATCCTATAGAGGAATTTATTAACCTTAATAATAAGTCGAAAACAAATTCGTTTGATCAAGGTATTACTTTTCAGGTATACAATGATGCTAAACCTCAAGAGAAAATTTTTCCTTTTGATTTGTTTCCAAGAATTATTGATCACGATGAGTGGCAAACAATAGAAATTGGAGCTTTACAACGTTGTAAGGCCTTGAACGCTTTTATAGGTGATATTTATCACGATCAGAAAATTATAAAAGCAGGTATTGTACCTATGGAATTAATTAGTTCTTCAGCTAATTATTTAAGACAAATGGGTGGTTTGGATCCTGTAGGTGGCATTTATAATCATATTTCAGGTACCGATTTAATAAAGCATTCAGATGGTAAATATTATGTGTTAGAAGATAATATTAGATGTCCGTCTGGGGTTAGTTATGTAATGTATAATAGGAATGCTCTAAAGCGTTCTTTGTTTGGGTCTTTTAATCATTATAATATAGAACCCGTTGCCGATTATTCTGAAAATTTATTGCAAATCATGGAGTCGGTTAAGCCAAATGGAGTCGATACGCCAACCTGTGTTATTTTAACTCCTGGAGTATTTAATTCGGCTTATTACGAACATTCTTTTTTAGCTAAAACCAGTGGTATAGAGTTAGTAGAAGGTCGTGATTTAGTTGTGGAAAAGGATTTTGTGTATATGAAAACCATATACGGACTTAAAAAAGTTGATGTTATTTATAGACGAATAGATGACACTTATTTAGATCCATTGGCGTTTAAAGAAGATTCTGCAATTGGTGTTCCAGGATTGTTTTCAGCTTACAAAAAAGGAAATGTTACTTTGGTGAATGCACCGGGAACTGGAGTTGCAGATGATAAAGCAATTTACACGTACATGCCAGAAATTATTAAATTTTATTTAGGTGAAGAGCCTATTTTAAATAATGTGCATACGTATCACTGTAGTCGACCAAAAGAATTGAAGTACGTTTTAGAAAATATTCATAATTTGGTAGTAAAACCAGTAGATGAAGCAGGTGGTTACGGAATTTCCATCGGAAATAGATTAACAAAGGCAGAAATAGAAGCTGTTAAAAAAGTGATTCTCGATAATCCGCGAAAATATATTGCACAACCAATACTTTCACTTTCTGTGCATGCTACTTACATAGACGATTGTCAGTCCTTCGAGCAACGACATATCGATTTACGAACGTTTACCTTACTTGGTCAAGATAAAGAGTTTGTGCTAAAAGGTGGTTTAACACGTGTAGCACTTAAAAAAGGAAATTTAATAGTGAATTCTTCTCAAGGTGGAGGGTCAAAAGATACTTGGGTTTTAAAAAAATAA
- a CDS encoding THC0290_0291 family protein encodes MLNNLKPLSLFLLIFSFYNSVYSQSLTGYELGILAGPVQMRSDFGLKGDKDTNLGNIGLGVGVMLDINPMDWGSRRNYAYDHFKLRFDLSYNKTNLKHYGKFVDPSQNSDNANKLRNQRGEAKNFSGGIALEYYPLSLRSFFYNFFDFSPYILLGAQYTFAQPGTNITDPDQLYGPWDKNSVSSESFYTGAINTGVGVRFKISAYSDLLFEAKYHFYNSDWVDGLNHQLSYNKNNDALIWVNFGYVYYLN; translated from the coding sequence ATGCTAAACAACCTTAAACCTCTATCCTTATTTTTATTAATATTTAGTTTTTATAACTCTGTTTATTCACAAAGTTTAACAGGATATGAACTGGGTATTCTTGCAGGTCCTGTACAAATGCGTTCTGATTTCGGTTTGAAAGGAGATAAAGACACAAATCTTGGTAACATAGGATTAGGTGTTGGCGTTATGCTTGATATAAACCCAATGGACTGGGGATCAAGAAGAAACTATGCATACGATCATTTTAAACTTAGATTCGATTTATCTTACAACAAAACAAATCTTAAACACTACGGAAAATTTGTAGACCCTAGTCAGAATAGTGATAATGCTAACAAATTAAGAAATCAGCGTGGGGAAGCTAAAAATTTTAGCGGAGGAATAGCTTTAGAATATTATCCATTAAGTTTAAGAAGTTTCTTCTATAACTTTTTCGACTTTTCGCCCTACATACTACTTGGAGCACAATACACTTTTGCTCAACCAGGAACAAATATTACTGATCCTGATCAATTATATGGACCTTGGGATAAAAATTCTGTAAGCTCTGAGTCTTTTTATACTGGGGCAATTAATACAGGTGTTGGGGTGCGTTTTAAAATTAGTGCCTATTCAGATCTTTTATTTGAAGCGAAATATCACTTTTACAATAGCGATTGGGTAGATGGATTAAACCACCAATTAAGCTACAACAAAAATAACGATGCTTTAATTTGGGTGAATTTTGGTTATGTATATTACCTTAACTAA
- a CDS encoding transglutaminase-like domain-containing protein, with amino-acid sequence MFNYTIKYTAENTYENPVFEAYWQYLVTPLTDDTQELISSEFNASASCVFEKSINGYDFETIRIRNKKAVDALNFEAVFKVIKAEVGPIEFDSSIKFEETYNALSDLSFTVDFEAYLYPTEFTQLKEEPFDLFMFEPSKNIIDNLKALNSWVHHYITFKSNETYQNTLLKDVVKNKAGDSPDFAHLFLAIARKNKLPGRFVTGYLHQGNNFFGDTQMHAWVEVYVPNSGWIGFDPSNNLFANHNHVKVAHGIDYKDCAPFKSFLFASGDKKIKHAVEVTYDQ; translated from the coding sequence ATGTTTAATTACACTATAAAATATACTGCCGAAAACACTTACGAGAATCCTGTTTTTGAAGCGTATTGGCAGTATTTAGTTACACCTCTTACCGATGATACTCAAGAACTGATTTCTAGTGAGTTTAATGCGTCTGCAAGTTGCGTGTTCGAAAAATCTATAAATGGATATGATTTTGAAACTATTCGAATTCGTAATAAAAAAGCTGTTGATGCACTAAATTTTGAAGCTGTTTTTAAAGTGATAAAAGCAGAAGTTGGACCTATTGAGTTCGATTCAAGTATTAAATTCGAAGAGACCTATAACGCATTAAGCGATTTAAGTTTCACGGTAGATTTCGAAGCGTATTTATATCCTACAGAATTTACACAATTAAAAGAAGAGCCTTTTGATCTTTTTATGTTTGAACCTTCAAAAAATATCATAGATAATTTAAAAGCATTGAATAGCTGGGTGCATCACTATATTACTTTTAAAAGTAACGAAACTTATCAAAATACGTTATTAAAGGATGTTGTAAAGAACAAAGCAGGTGATTCTCCAGATTTTGCACATTTATTTTTAGCTATTGCTAGAAAAAATAAGTTGCCAGGTCGTTTTGTTACAGGATATCTACATCAAGGCAATAATTTTTTTGGAGACACACAAATGCATGCTTGGGTAGAAGTATACGTCCCGAATTCAGGGTGGATTGGTTTTGATCCAAGTAATAATTTATTTGCAAATCATAATCATGTTAAAGTCGCTCACGGTATAGACTATAAAGACTGTGCTCCTTTTAAATCATTTTTATTTGCTTCTGGTGATAAAAAAATAAAACATGCTGTAGAAGTTACATACGACCAATAA